The genomic DNA CAAAGCCGGACGCCCGTAGTGACCGTGGGTGTTCAGTCGGAACACTTTGATTGTTTCTGGTGGGATAATCGGGCTGGTGTTCGGGCTGCACTCCAACACCTTATCGACATGCAGCACAAAAAAATAGGCATGATTGCTGCTGCATCTTGGAATGTAAATGCTCAGACAAGGGTCGAGGTGTATAAAGAGTCTATAGAAAAGGCAGGACTCTCGTTTGACCCGAGCTACATCCAAACGGGCGAAACCTTAGACAATGCCGGATACAGCGAAGAGGCGGGTTATGAGGCGATGAAGCAACTACGCCAGATTCACCCCGATGTTTCGGCGGTTTTTTGTGCGAGTGATGTTCAGGCATTGGGTGCTTGGAAGGCCATCAATGAGGCCGGATTACGCATTCCTGAAGATATTGCATTGGTTGGCTACGACAATATCAATATGACGGATTTTATGGGTTTGTCTAGTGTGGATCAGGCAATGGGGGTCGTGGGCGAACAAACCATGCGTCTGTTGTTAGAACGGATGTCGGGGGGGAATGGTGATCGGATACAAGAGTGTATTACACCGAATTTGGTGGTACGGCGATCCAGTAACTACCAACGGATTGAAGAGTAAATCCCTATGTTTTATGTGAAGCGGGCAAGCAAAAATTGTTTGCCCGTTTTTTTATGGAACTATAAAGTGTAATTTCGCTCTTGTACAAACGCTCAAATCATGGATACGACACCAAAAAAAACAATTCCCCAAGATGCAGCCCCCTATGAAATCCTCGCAGCGGGCTATGATCTGGTTATGTCTCATGTGGACTATGAAGAATGGGCAGTTTATATCCATCAATTACTGATGAAACATAGCCCGGCGGATGTGGAAACCGTTATTGAATTGGGATGTGGAACCGGATTGTTCGCCATTGAACTCCAGCCATTGGCAGACTATACCATGGCGGGCATTGATAAAGCACCTAATATGATTCGGTTTGCAAAAGAAAGAGCAGAATGGGAGGGTATCCCTGTTCAATTTGAAGTAGCGGACTTT from Bacteroidetes Order II. bacterium includes the following:
- a CDS encoding LacI family DNA-binding transcriptional regulator, encoding MSLKKKITIFDVASKAGVAISTVSRVVNGSALVKEETRLKVQKAIDELQFIPDRTAKLLAQKNKIPVITVAVPSFTTRFYNALLKGVKRALDQEQLVDILIFDMGFQDPDQRLIDFLDRGSVDALLYASSAMSEQLEERLLQSRTPVVTVGVQSEHFDCFWWDNRAGVRAALQHLIDMQHKKIGMIAAASWNVNAQTRVEVYKESIEKAGLSFDPSYIQTGETLDNAGYSEEAGYEAMKQLRQIHPDVSAVFCASDVQALGAWKAINEAGLRIPEDIALVGYDNINMTDFMGLSSVDQAMGVVGEQTMRLLLERMSGGNGDRIQECITPNLVVRRSSNYQRIEE